The Allorhodopirellula heiligendammensis genome includes a window with the following:
- a CDS encoding SCO family protein yields MKTTINVALILAAGFALGIIVREMRTPRHTGPLPGEVVYTNEHAAADNLSLTAADIENDTPTKPPEDEEWLSRFELIERSGEKVSSEDLKGAPYVVSFFFSTCPSICVQQNQKIQELQQEFKDRNVKFVAISVDPETDTPEVLQEYSSRFGADPDQWLFLTGDLNYIRRIGGEIFHQAVNKQFHTERFVLVDADGKIEGFYNWPEKKQLNKLKERIDELITQS; encoded by the coding sequence ATGAAAACCACCATCAACGTCGCCCTGATCCTGGCCGCCGGTTTTGCCCTGGGGATCATTGTTCGTGAAATGCGAACCCCGCGTCACACTGGCCCGCTTCCCGGCGAGGTCGTCTATACCAACGAGCACGCCGCCGCGGACAATTTGTCGCTGACGGCCGCCGATATCGAGAATGACACGCCGACCAAGCCGCCCGAAGACGAGGAATGGCTCAGCCGATTCGAACTGATTGAACGCAGCGGGGAAAAGGTTTCGAGCGAGGACCTCAAAGGCGCCCCCTACGTCGTCAGCTTCTTCTTCAGCACCTGTCCGAGCATCTGCGTCCAACAGAACCAGAAGATTCAAGAACTGCAACAGGAATTCAAGGATCGTAACGTCAAGTTTGTCGCGATCTCGGTCGATCCCGAGACAGACACGCCGGAAGTCTTGCAGGAGTACTCCTCTCGGTTCGGTGCCGACCCGGATCAATGGCTCTTTCTAACTGGCGACCTAAATTACATTCGCCGCATCGGGGGCGAAATTTTCCACCAAGCCGTCAACAAACAGTTCCACACTGAACGGTTTGTACTCGTCGACGCTGACGGCAAGATCGAGGGCTTTTATAACTGGCCCGAGAAGAAACAGCTCAACAAGCTGAAAGAACGCATCGACGAGTTGATCACTCAGTCGTAG
- a CDS encoding ABC transporter permease, whose protein sequence is MNELTLPSRLNAAWMLARREWTRFFRQRNRVTAAVLQPLLFWLLFGTGLSGSFASAGGENFLQFFLPGTVALIVLFTAIFATISVIEDRREGFMQSVLVSPVGRFPVLIGKVLGGGAIAWVQALLFLTLVYIVSGVTHSSSLPTVTASLPLVMLLLAIIAIAMCALGMIVAWPMESTQGFHAIMMLGLMPMWLLAGTFFPIPAWSVHGPTGEAGWGGWALAGIMQANPLSYAMLELRRLINPTLDLSNAGFAPSSLTCWTVTLVATAITVAIAWMLMRGSRRADTMV, encoded by the coding sequence ATGAACGAACTCACACTACCCTCTCGCCTGAATGCCGCTTGGATGCTGGCGCGGCGTGAATGGACTCGATTCTTTCGGCAGCGTAATCGCGTGACTGCCGCCGTGCTGCAGCCATTGCTCTTCTGGCTGCTCTTTGGCACGGGACTGAGCGGATCGTTTGCTTCTGCGGGCGGCGAAAACTTCCTGCAGTTCTTCCTGCCTGGTACGGTGGCCCTGATCGTGCTGTTTACAGCGATCTTTGCCACGATCTCGGTCATTGAGGATCGTCGCGAAGGATTCATGCAGTCCGTGCTGGTGTCGCCGGTGGGGCGTTTTCCTGTGCTGATCGGCAAAGTCCTTGGTGGCGGTGCGATCGCGTGGGTCCAAGCCCTCCTGTTCCTCACATTGGTGTACATCGTCTCAGGGGTGACTCATTCGTCCTCACTCCCGACGGTCACGGCCTCGCTGCCGCTGGTGATGCTGTTGCTGGCGATCATCGCCATTGCCATGTGCGCTCTCGGCATGATTGTCGCCTGGCCGATGGAGAGCACGCAGGGATTTCACGCGATCATGATGCTCGGCTTGATGCCCATGTGGCTGTTGGCTGGCACGTTCTTCCCAATCCCAGCGTGGAGCGTCCACGGGCCGACTGGTGAGGCGGGCTGGGGCGGCTGGGCGCTGGCGGGGATCATGCAAGCCAATCCGCTGAGCTATGCGATGCTCGAGTTGCGGCGGCTGATCAACCCTACTCTTGATCTTTCGAACGCCGGTTTTGCGCCCAGTTCACTGACCTGTTGGACCGTTACGCTCGTAGCAACAGCAATCACCGTCGCCATTGCTTGGATGTTGATGCGAGGCAGTCGCCGCGCCGACACAATGGTCTGA
- a CDS encoding serine/threonine-protein kinase, with protein sequence MNCNPEILATLVRQSREPGEEINSVAEHLEQCDSCRRELARLGGEAAMWIEAQTCLSHSDPETDDREDSLWPQSTIDLSFLEPATHPEMLGRIGRYEVESLLGHGGMGVVFRAYDSDLQRAVAVKVLAPHWAMSPTARQRFAREAEAAASVAHENVIPIYNVDANAKLPYLVMRYVPGMTLQRWVRTHGPLSVGTILRVAGQLAEGLAAAHRRGLVHRDIKPGNVLVGENIERIWITDFGLARAADSVTLTQTGVIAGTPHYMSPEQARGQPIDHRSDLFSLGCVLYFLCAGRPPFDADNTLAVLHKIVTEDPLSLAQLRDDLPPHFVRLVHSLLQRSIDHRPQDCPAVIHEIANSQTEQQRGPRHSWTRSRWQDATARQRRLVVGALTALLVVSTWGVSQLAIRYLNYDTQPRYPSSVGSRAPAAASLVNPAQYDPGRKFTRAADRIASSLDDPRLDRRYRDLEQRIAKAAQPVALTGANALLRDPFTTEKNWDRDVSATDKEIERLMKSGPYSLVRNPSNSR encoded by the coding sequence ATGAACTGCAATCCAGAAATCCTTGCCACGCTCGTCCGGCAAAGCCGCGAACCGGGTGAGGAAATTAACTCGGTCGCTGAGCACTTGGAACAGTGCGACAGCTGCCGACGTGAGCTAGCGAGACTCGGTGGAGAGGCTGCGATGTGGATCGAGGCACAAACGTGCCTCTCCCACTCCGATCCGGAAACGGATGACCGAGAGGATTCGCTATGGCCGCAATCAACCATTGACCTGAGTTTCCTCGAGCCCGCTACACACCCCGAGATGCTAGGGCGTATCGGTCGGTATGAGGTCGAAAGCTTGCTGGGACACGGTGGCATGGGCGTCGTCTTCCGCGCCTACGACAGTGACCTGCAGCGAGCCGTGGCGGTGAAGGTTCTGGCACCCCACTGGGCGATGTCCCCGACGGCTCGCCAGCGATTTGCTCGTGAAGCTGAGGCGGCCGCCAGTGTCGCACATGAAAACGTCATCCCGATTTACAACGTCGATGCCAACGCCAAGCTGCCGTATCTGGTGATGCGGTACGTGCCCGGGATGACACTCCAGCGCTGGGTACGAACGCATGGGCCGCTCAGCGTCGGCACGATTTTGCGTGTCGCTGGTCAGTTGGCTGAGGGGCTAGCCGCAGCCCATCGCCGCGGGCTCGTGCACCGGGATATCAAACCAGGTAACGTGCTCGTCGGCGAGAATATTGAGCGCATCTGGATCACAGACTTTGGACTGGCGCGGGCTGCTGATTCAGTCACCCTCACCCAAACAGGCGTGATCGCGGGAACCCCGCACTACATGAGCCCCGAGCAGGCACGCGGCCAGCCGATCGATCATCGCAGCGATCTATTTAGTCTCGGCTGTGTGCTGTACTTCCTGTGTGCGGGCCGCCCCCCCTTTGACGCCGACAATACACTCGCGGTCCTGCACAAGATTGTGACTGAAGATCCGCTGTCACTCGCACAATTGCGAGACGATCTACCACCCCATTTCGTTCGCTTGGTGCATTCACTTTTACAGCGATCTATCGATCACCGTCCCCAGGATTGCCCAGCCGTGATTCACGAAATAGCGAACTCGCAAACCGAACAACAACGCGGCCCACGACACTCGTGGACTCGCTCCCGCTGGCAAGACGCCACGGCTCGGCAGCGCCGACTCGTGGTGGGCGCGCTCACTGCCCTGTTGGTGGTTTCGACCTGGGGCGTGAGCCAACTGGCCATTCGCTACTTGAACTACGATACCCAGCCTCGCTACCCATCCAGCGTCGGCTCCCGAGCGCCCGCAGCAGCGTCTCTCGTGAACCCAGCGCAGTACGACCCCGGTCGAAAATTCACACGTGCAGCCGACCGAATCGCGTCATCGCTTGACGACCCAAGACTTGATCGAAGATACCGAGACTTGGAGCAGCGGATCGCGAAGGCGGCTCAACCAGTCGCATTGACAGGAGCCAACGCACTGCTCCGAGACCCATTCACAACGGAGAAAAACTGGGATCGTGATGTCTCGGCAACGGACAAAGAGATTGAGCGGCTCATGAAATCCGGACCGTATTCGCTTGTTCGAAACCCCTCTAACTCCAGGTAG
- a CDS encoding RNA polymerase sigma factor encodes MLTINPETRASLILRLGDPADDLAWSEFLQIYEPLLIRLATRWGLQQADALEVVQETLLAVAKAIPTFDRDQHTGAFRGWLAAITRNKLADHLGRARRQETASGDSSVQDWLDQVASPASDASIWDWNQKQQIFRWAAAKVQQQVHRSTWQAFHRTSVLGEPVADVASDLHLREGMVYVARSRVMARLRTLVDQWQASPDTDMEAAGDL; translated from the coding sequence TTGTTGACCATCAATCCGGAAACACGAGCGAGCCTGATTTTGCGATTGGGCGATCCGGCTGACGATTTGGCTTGGTCGGAATTCCTGCAAATCTACGAACCGCTGCTGATTCGACTGGCCACTCGGTGGGGATTGCAGCAAGCCGACGCGTTGGAGGTCGTCCAAGAAACGCTGCTGGCGGTCGCCAAAGCAATTCCAACTTTCGACCGTGACCAGCACACTGGCGCGTTTCGTGGTTGGCTAGCGGCGATCACACGGAATAAACTGGCTGATCATCTCGGCCGCGCTCGCCGCCAAGAAACCGCATCGGGCGATTCCAGCGTCCAGGATTGGCTCGATCAAGTCGCGAGCCCCGCCTCCGATGCCAGCATTTGGGACTGGAACCAAAAACAACAGATCTTCCGATGGGCGGCGGCGAAAGTCCAGCAGCAAGTTCATCGCTCGACATGGCAAGCGTTTCATCGCACCAGTGTGCTGGGGGAACCTGTTGCCGACGTCGCCAGCGATCTGCACTTGCGCGAAGGCATGGTATACGTGGCTCGCAGCCGCGTGATGGCTCGACTGCGAACACTCGTCGACCAGTGGCAGGCCTCCCCGGACACCGACATGGAGGCGGCGGGGGACCTATGA
- a CDS encoding glycosyltransferase family 4 protein, protein MPVSDTSIAAARPLKIALVIPTMDRGGAEKQVVLLAIGLAQAGHDVRVVLLTRDGPRSESLRQAGIDVVLIGKKFKVDPTALIRLTKWFGRWQPDVVHTWLFAANSFGRVAAKRAGVPVIIASERCVDPWKQGWHLAIDRGLQKWTDAITTNSEGVRDFYVDHGFSPDKFVVIPNGIEPAAASELATGIDRGTAFARLGVAEDRKLILAVGRLWPQKRIRDLIWAAELLGTLRADTTLVIIGDGPQRDEMLRHRDAISQVDHVRFAGNRDDVAAILPHANAFWIASEYEGQSNAVIEAMQAGVPVVASNIAGNRDLVIDGETGCLFELGDTGKLAEYTHEFFNNPQWAAQLATAAHTRIANEFTVEAMVGAHLALYQRLAAS, encoded by the coding sequence TTGCCTGTCTCCGATACATCCATCGCTGCCGCTCGTCCGCTGAAGATTGCATTGGTTATCCCGACGATGGACCGGGGCGGGGCGGAAAAACAAGTCGTTCTGCTCGCGATCGGATTGGCGCAAGCGGGGCACGATGTCCGCGTCGTACTACTGACCCGCGATGGGCCTCGCAGTGAATCACTGCGTCAGGCGGGCATTGATGTGGTGCTGATTGGCAAAAAATTCAAGGTCGACCCGACCGCACTGATCCGGCTCACAAAATGGTTCGGTAGGTGGCAGCCAGACGTGGTGCATACATGGTTGTTCGCCGCCAACAGTTTCGGTCGAGTTGCCGCCAAACGTGCCGGTGTGCCAGTTATCATCGCAAGCGAGCGCTGCGTCGATCCCTGGAAACAAGGCTGGCACTTGGCCATCGATCGCGGCCTACAGAAATGGACCGACGCCATCACTACTAACAGCGAAGGCGTCCGTGATTTTTACGTCGATCACGGCTTTTCGCCTGATAAATTCGTCGTCATTCCCAACGGGATCGAACCTGCGGCCGCGAGCGAGCTCGCGACAGGGATTGATCGCGGCACGGCGTTTGCGCGGTTGGGGGTCGCCGAAGATCGAAAATTGATTCTTGCCGTCGGGCGATTGTGGCCACAAAAGCGAATTCGCGATTTGATCTGGGCGGCCGAACTGCTGGGGACACTTCGCGCGGACACCACGCTGGTCATCATTGGCGACGGGCCGCAACGCGACGAGATGCTGCGACATCGCGATGCGATTTCACAGGTGGACCATGTTCGATTCGCGGGCAATCGGGATGACGTTGCCGCGATTCTCCCGCATGCCAATGCGTTTTGGATCGCGAGCGAGTACGAGGGGCAGAGCAACGCGGTCATCGAAGCGATGCAGGCAGGTGTGCCCGTCGTGGCGTCAAATATCGCCGGCAACCGCGACTTGGTGATCGATGGGGAAACGGGCTGTTTGTTTGAACTCGGCGACACAGGCAAACTTGCTGAATACACCCATGAGTTCTTTAACAATCCTCAGTGGGCTGCACAACTCGCCACCGCGGCCCACACACGCATTGCGAACGAATTCACGGTCGAGGCGATGGTGGGCGCTCACCTGGCCTTGTATCAACGACTTGCTGCTTCCTGA
- a CDS encoding glycosyltransferase family 1 protein encodes MSFPILQPQPQLSASGRVRVLWVTRRYWPQSAGQHPQAATAVALTQALAAMGMHVEVVTPRYGAHWSHEFRLGHIRVHRILAAPKGDWSTQRYVRFLGNWLAEQTSRFDWIVCDGIDDDVRSVATAIEHSRNDPTRGPRSATRGIVLCDGWGSDGDDMTCRQSRGGKRCLQAIADLDQVITRHSALDRFLVASGVAPDRIRRLTPGFARPTRITLQDRLAARRALAGINRDLKTSQDDHVLLWCGSMTGRSNYDGGAGIVVGNARLMCARYPHLKIWMLGDGPLHDWVHRELKAEGVRAEVAIPGTFADMTDVWNAVQSVVVTDVDQLRYTLPRAIAHALPTVVADHAPIRAWMTDKFSPEIVDSTTWYDPQKPSSLRKSFRNLWDRLPAANDLAWEVALDAARRFSASEELNQWASILSSTAANKPT; translated from the coding sequence ATGAGTTTCCCGATCCTGCAACCCCAGCCACAGTTGTCGGCCTCGGGGAGAGTTCGCGTCCTGTGGGTGACCAGGCGATACTGGCCTCAATCAGCCGGTCAACACCCCCAGGCAGCCACTGCGGTAGCGCTGACCCAAGCGTTGGCAGCGATGGGTATGCATGTTGAAGTGGTGACCCCTCGATACGGCGCGCATTGGTCGCATGAGTTCCGACTGGGGCACATCCGGGTGCACCGGATCCTCGCCGCTCCCAAAGGCGACTGGTCCACGCAACGCTACGTACGATTTCTCGGAAACTGGCTGGCGGAGCAAACCTCTCGTTTTGACTGGATCGTCTGCGACGGAATCGATGATGACGTACGTAGCGTGGCCACCGCGATCGAACACTCTCGCAACGACCCCACTCGCGGCCCTCGCTCGGCCACACGTGGCATCGTACTATGCGACGGTTGGGGCAGCGACGGGGACGACATGACCTGCCGGCAATCGCGCGGCGGCAAACGCTGCTTGCAAGCGATTGCGGATCTCGACCAAGTCATCACCCGGCACTCCGCACTCGATCGTTTTCTAGTTGCTAGTGGCGTTGCACCGGATCGAATTCGGCGGCTAACGCCCGGATTCGCTCGCCCCACGCGTATCACATTGCAGGATCGGCTGGCCGCGCGTCGGGCATTGGCGGGCATCAACCGCGATCTCAAGACCAGCCAAGACGACCATGTATTGCTGTGGTGCGGAAGCATGACGGGGCGTTCGAACTACGACGGTGGCGCAGGTATCGTCGTCGGCAATGCTAGATTAATGTGTGCCCGCTACCCGCATCTCAAAATTTGGATGCTCGGTGACGGTCCGCTCCACGATTGGGTCCATCGAGAACTCAAAGCGGAAGGAGTCCGCGCGGAGGTCGCGATCCCAGGCACCTTTGCAGACATGACCGACGTCTGGAATGCCGTCCAAAGCGTCGTCGTGACGGATGTGGATCAACTCCGCTACACTCTCCCCAGAGCGATTGCCCACGCACTGCCCACGGTGGTCGCCGACCATGCCCCGATCCGTGCGTGGATGACCGACAAATTCAGTCCGGAGATTGTCGACTCCACCACCTGGTACGACCCCCAGAAGCCTTCGTCACTTCGTAAATCATTTCGCAATTTGTGGGATCGCCTGCCCGCTGCAAATGATCTCGCTTGGGAAGTTGCGTTGGACGCGGCTCGCCGCTTCAGCGCCAGCGAGGAACTCAATCAGTGGGCGTCGATACTGTCGTCGACAGCTGCCAACAAACCGACTTAA